Genomic DNA from Paenibacillus sp. KS-LC4:
AAACGGGTTCCACCGCTTCATCCAAACCCGGTATGTTCGAACGGATAAAAAATATGTTTAACGAATTTATTTGATCGGGGGAAATTGATGATGTTGGAATTCGACATGGAATTAGAGCAGCTCGCTCAAATAAAGGTTATCGGCGTCGGCGGCGGCGGCAGCAATGCGGTTAACCGAATGATTGAAAATGGGGTGAAAGGTGTTGACTTCATTACGGTCAACACGGATGCTCAGGCGCTGCACTTGGCAAAATCCGAGCATAAGCTGCAAATCGGCGACAAGCTGACACGTGGACTTGGCGCGGGTGCTAACCCTGAGGTGGGCAAGAAGGCCGCTGAGGAATCCCGTGATCTCGCACTTAACCAGCTGAAAGGCTCGGACATGGTATTTGTTACCGCAGGTATGGGCGGCGGCACAGGAACAGGCGCTGCGCCTGTTATTGCCGAAATCGCAAGAGAATGCGGTGCGCTGACTGTCGGCGTAGTAACCCGTCCATTCACCTTCGAAGGCCGCAAGCGTGCCGCACAAGCGGAAATGGGCATAGAAGCGCTTAAAGAGAAAGTAGATACACTGATCGTTATTCCAAATGATCGTCTACTTGAAATTGTCGATAAGAAGACTCCTATGCTGGAGGCATTCCGTGAAGCGGATAATGTGCTGCGTCAAGCGGTGCAAGGTATTTCCGACTTGATCCAAGTACCAGGTCTGATCAACCTTGACTTTGCAGACGTTAAGACGATTATGACAGAGCGCGGCTCTGCACTGATGGGAATTGGTGAAGCCAGCGGTGAGAACCGTGCAGCAGAAGCGGCGAAAAAAGCCATTATGAGCCCGCTGCTGGAAACGTCTATTGACGGCGCGCGAGGCGTTATTATGAACATTACAGGCGGCAGCAACCTGAGCCTGTATGAAGTCAATGAAGCAGCAGAAATTGTTATTTCCGCTTCTGATCCGGAAGTGAATATG
This window encodes:
- the ftsZ gene encoding cell division protein FtsZ, coding for MLEFDMELEQLAQIKVIGVGGGGSNAVNRMIENGVKGVDFITVNTDAQALHLAKSEHKLQIGDKLTRGLGAGANPEVGKKAAEESRDLALNQLKGSDMVFVTAGMGGGTGTGAAPVIAEIARECGALTVGVVTRPFTFEGRKRAAQAEMGIEALKEKVDTLIVIPNDRLLEIVDKKTPMLEAFREADNVLRQAVQGISDLIQVPGLINLDFADVKTIMTERGSALMGIGEASGENRAAEAAKKAIMSPLLETSIDGARGVIMNITGGSNLSLYEVNEAAEIVISASDPEVNMIFGAIIDDNLKDEIKVTVIATGFEHKGAPAARRTPQQQGESETRQQSAGSGSTAASTSSVKPFGASTSSDQLEIPAFLRNRPRSDR